A section of the Clostridium felsineum DSM 794 genome encodes:
- the greA gene encoding transcription elongation factor GreA yields MSSKILTESGKKKLEEELEYLKTVKRAEIKEALKFARSQGDLSENADYSAAKDDQSINETRIQEIEDILKTSTVVESSENENIFDLNKKALVKFCDTDETEEVTLVSSVEADIKNMKVSIDSPLGKALYKSELNKRTVVQSPDGNYEVEVIKIL; encoded by the coding sequence ATGAGTAGTAAGATTTTAACAGAATCAGGAAAGAAAAAGCTTGAAGAAGAACTTGAATACCTAAAAACCGTTAAAAGAGCTGAAATTAAAGAGGCTTTAAAATTTGCTCGTTCTCAAGGTGATTTAAGCGAAAATGCTGATTATAGTGCAGCAAAAGATGATCAATCAATAAATGAAACAAGAATTCAAGAAATCGAAGATATACTAAAAACTTCTACAGTAGTTGAGAGCTCTGAAAATGAAAATATATTTGATTTAAACAAAAAGGCATTGGTTAAATTTTGTGATACTGACGAAACAGAAGAAGTTACATTAGTAAGTTCTGTTGAGGCAGATATTAAAAACATGAAGGTAAGTATAGATTCTCCTCTTGGAAAAGCTTTATATAAATCAGAACTAAATAAAAGAACTGTTGTCCAATCACCTGATGGTAATTACGAAGTTGAAGTTATTAAAATTTTATAA